The following nucleotide sequence is from Synchiropus splendidus isolate RoL2022-P1 chromosome 1, RoL_Sspl_1.0, whole genome shotgun sequence.
CTGTAATTCCACTTATACTGGATGTGGTGCATTCAATATTCCTGACAATGAAGTTGACTTTGACTGTGTCGCGAGTCTTCCACTAGGTGGCGACCGGCCCCAGTTCAACGCTCAATTGAGTGTGACGTTTATCCTCCCGTTGGATTATGGAACATGGCAGTTTCTGTGCGTTGGTGAGTTAATGGATCATTGAAACGTGGCCAATCAACGCATTGTTTTTGACACCATGGTCTGATCATCTCTCGAGACACTGTTTTGTCTTCTAATGAGACAACGTTCCTCATTGGTGGAGAGATTAAAGTATGTCATCAGCCAATCCCATCCCACCGTTTAGCCACGTGGGTGGTGCGTAATTGCTTTCGATTCAATTTAAATCCAAAACGCGTCAGTTAAATAGAATATTGTCGCTCGATCgctgagaggagggaacataCATCGTCCACTAGCTGACTGACTTTGGCATTTAGTCTTGGGTGAAAAGGCATCGTGTGTCGCTGGGAGAAAGCATCATGTTGGGTAAGAAAAGCTTTTATTTGGTGTCATATGTGTGATGTGCAGCGCAGTTATTTGGAGACTCAGCTTGTTGACTTTCACTGCCACTAGCTGAGTTGGCTCAATAAGATTTAACCCATTCATAAGACAATTCTTGCTCAATAATTCATCTTTAGTGTATGATTTGactaatttgtgtttttgtgaggaaTGCAGTGTTATTGACCCAACAGACCAAAGATCCGAGGACCGATACGAAAACATTGCCTGCTTCGTAGGATTTTGACGTTTCTCTATTTGTTTCATGCGCTTTGTTTCTCTTGGGAAATCCAAACCAACAAAATCGGACAGATAAGAAAGTAGAATCTAATAGTGGAACTGCATGGTGTGATCTTATAGTAACAGACTGTATTTTCCTGTTTCCCTTCAGGTGTGTCGACTCTGAACGCTGATTCCAGTCTGGAGATGCCTTTTCTCACCTGTGACTTCTCCAAGATGCTGCAGCATTTTGAGGACTACTGTTCACAGCACACTTTGACAGGTCCTATCTCATTTAAGTGTTTACCTTTCAATTTGTTTGAACTGGTTTTTGGTATCTGCACGTGGTTATGGATGCAATGAAGTCGTTTCTCATGGACTCAGGGTTTCATCTgtctgctcttctctctgactAGACCCAGCCCAGTACACTTCTGAGGACCAGGGGAAGCTGCAGTTTTCTCAGGAGACTGCTTTTGTGATGGCTGGACCGCTAGTGCAAAATCCACACAACAGTGAGATGCTGCAGTCGTTCCCAGGTACCACAGACGGACGGACATTTAGATGTTATCAAACACTTCATCCACTGGAATCGCTGACATAATTCAACTAACATATGACTAAGTGTCTTGTtactagggctgtcaatagataagCTTTAATCTGAATCAACGGCAGGAGAGCTGCGTGAACTTGCGATGAATGGCAacttaatcacacattttctttctgttctctATGTGTCTtaccttttcagtgcctctgaggttattctggaGAATGTTCTACTTGTTGGCTTGTTGTGGTGAACAAAGGTTTCCATGAGGAAAACATTCATGGCCACTCCTGTGTTGATACAATCTTCCTTTGAGTTGCATTTGGAACAGACAACTCAGCTTTGGTGCGATTAATATTTTGATCTTGTCACAGCCCTAGTTTTCAGTGCTCAATGTGTTTCAATATTTCTTGATCATCCTATTGTATCTGTTTTGTTCTTTCCCACAATGCAActgttggtgtgtttttcttcatcagatTTGTCAGCCATGATCGGTGGCCAGCCTCTGAATGCAGTTCCTCCATTCAATGACCACTGGCAGGGCGTGACACATTTGCCATACAGCTGTCCCCACACAGAGCCTGGTAACTTTCTCATACTCAACAGTGCATGAATCCAAATGTCTTGTGTCTTTTACAGTCAGTGCAATTATTCAGTACTGTGCCTGAGCTCTGTCCCATATTGCAGCATCTGTTGCTTGAGCAGACAAACTGTCAAACGTTTCAGTTCAATATCAGAATACAAATACTCATGGTGAATCCAACTTACTTGACtgaatgtgcttttattgtgtttactcTTCACTTCTAGCTGATCCCTTCCAGGTTCTTTGTGGTTCGTCTGAGATCCTTCAGTCCACCACACATGTGCAGCTTCCACCAACCAGGTCTGTGGTCCATTCTCCTCCAAACCACAGTGTGATGCCGGACGAACAACACACAACACCAGGTACAATACCACTGAAACCATACTAATGTTCATGTGCAGCAAAGCATGGAGGATGTCATGTGTTTGATCTTCTATTTTCAAATCAAGAACCAATTGCTCTGGAATGATCACCCACGAAAGATCAGTGATTGGGATTAAATACTGTTTATACCTGCTCTGCACGGAGAAAGTTCAAGTGACATCACTGTTGTTCTCTTGACAGCTGTTGTCCTTCGTGACGTCCAAATGAATAACACTGGTCTCCttgagctgctgaagaaggaTGACTCTCAGAGCACGACAGAGCAACAATCCTCACAGAAGCAGTTGCACCGCTTAGCAAGGAATCGGTGAGCAGGATGGTGAACATGTTGTGATGGATCTCATGGTGGTAGTTGATGTTCGTCATTGAGGAATTGGTGGATGGCTGAGAACTAGCTCCGCATTCTGTTGAAGAAGAGAAGTGCACACATTCTCACCCTTAAGTTTtaccttcaaaaagaaaaaccccAGTGATTATAACTGGATTTGTGGTTGTTCTCAAGTGTCCTCTTTGACCCTTTCCAGGATTCATGACAGAACAACAGACAAATCGATAAATATGTTCAGTCATTTCTAAAGAGCGGTGCTGTATATGTGCTGTTTGTCACTTGTATCTGCAGGAATCTCACTGTACTTTTGGTGCATCTCTGTTCCAGGGAAGCTGCTCGACAGGCTCGCCGCAGGAAAAACAACTACATCAGAGCTTTGCAGGAACGTGAACGTGAGCTCCAGAGGCTCAACCAGAGTCTGCTCGAGGAGATTCAAGCTCTCAAGAAGAAAATCACCCAAGACTCTTGACTCCATCAGCAAAATTCTTCACGTGTTGATCATTTTATGTCAGTGTGTATATGCTGTTTTGAATGGGTACAATAATTTTTGCCCGATGAcagtctttaaaataaaaagtattttttcatgtctttttgtTGTGCTTGATCTGATGAAACTCGCCTTTGTGTGGTGCTTTTTTTCTGGTGCTCCATTGTCACCAATGTGGGAAAGTCATGGCAAGAGTTTGAGCTAAATGAACGTACAGTTGAATGTGGTATGATGAATAAATTCTGTTGAGAACAGGGTCGCGGCAGGTTTAAGTCCATTGCTAGACGCATACAGTGGAGACAGGCATCCAATGACACACACTCAAATCCAAGCGTATGATCAGGGAACATACAAAATCCTCACAGATAAGACCCAGTTTTGTTCTTCACCCAAGATGGATTTGAATCTGTGACTTTGTccgcatttttctttttccaacatgtgtacattgctgtcttcaaaagagtgtcTTGTCCTAaagatgtaaatggactgcagagtcttgtccagaggagTTAGCTCTCCTGTGTTGGGCCATTCTTTTGTGGAGAGGTTCTTTAGTTTCTCCACTGTAAAGGTCTGGGCACTTGTGGCTGCACTGGACTGCATAAACCACATTACTCTTTTTGTGGAGAGGCGTTATGTCCTTGGGATGGACGGGTTTCTGTCTTAAGGTGTGACATGGTTTGAACTGTACCTGGACTTCATGTTTGCTCAAGATCCAGTTTCTGAGAGACCCTGGCCACGTGGGGAATAACAATGCTGTAAAGGCGCTGGACATTGTTTTCCttgtcctttgtgttcccttttgatgttttggtaAAGGTTCAGTTGGGATAGCTACATTTTTGAAGGGCATTCTTTATGTGAttctgctccttctctctcccacTTGCTGAGCTGGGGATGTTTTGGGCTCCATGTCTCAATGTTCTGATCACTCCGTGTTTTTGTTCTCGTGGGTTGTGTGAGTCAAACTGGAGGTTAAACTCAATATACCATTGAATTCCTACCCTACCCTTCAACACCGAATTGACATTTGAGTTCTTGGAATGGTACTCAGGTGCAGATGAATGAGTGACGTGACTGCATCACCTCATAAAACAAGGAttgggaaaaacaaagcaagcgcaaatcagaaacaataagaGTGTACAATCCTCAGAATATTCTTCCACCATGGTAAACCACGGATTAGGTTCATTCAACAATCATAATGTATCTAATGTATGTCCACACTGAAAAGTGTTTATGGTTCACACGAGAAATAGACTTCTCAGAACAGAGTCAAATCCCACACCGATGGCAACTGTCCATATATCCAGATAGACATTGTATGCCAAGGACGGCAGGACGGAGGAAGATGCTCCCGCACTTCCATCTCACGTAAGTCAATAATACGTTATGCCATTTCAATACACCTTTAATGAGACAAATGTCCTCATAGCAGAACGTATCAGACTTATTAGCATCGATCCATTATACGCTAATGCAAGGGTGGGcaatccggtcctcaaagggccgtggtggtgcaggtttttcttccaaccaaacaagctcacacagtttgaCCAATGAAGTGGAGGTGACTGACTGAGTGATTGTACCCCTAAGACACCTGTTGGTGAAaaagtgtcctcttgattggttggaacaaaaacctgcacccactgcggccctttgtggaacagtttgcccacccctgcgcTAATGTATAAAAAAAGGGGGCCATCTTGAACTCCATGTTTTGATCAACTTGACATCAGGTCAGTGCGTCAACATTATCAAGCAGCCTGACGTATTTTCCTTTCTTTAGTACTTgcctattatttttaaatgattattctTCACTGGGAGCACTGTAATTCCACTTATACTGGATGTGGTGCATTCAATATTCCTGACAATGAAGTTGACTTTGACTGTGTCGTGAGTCTTCCACTAGGTGGCGACCGGCCCCAGTTCAACGCTCAATTGAGTGTGACGTTTATCCCGCCGTTGGATTATGGAACATGGCAGTTTCTGTGCGTTGGTGAGTTAATGGATCATTGAAACGTGGCCAATCAACGCATTGTTTTTGATGGTCTGATCATCTCTCGAGACACTGTTTTGTCTTCTAATGAGACAACGTTCCTCATTGGTGGAGAGAGTAAAGTATGTCATCAGCCAATCCCATCCCACCGTTTAGCCACATGGGTGGTGCGTAATTGCTTTCGATTGGATTTAAATCCAAAACGCGTCAGTTAAATAGAATATTGTCGATCAATCgctgagaggagggaacataCATCGTCCACTAGCTGACTGACTTTGGCATTTAGTCTTGGGTGAAAAGGCATCGTGTGTCGCTGGGAGAAAGCATCATGTTGGGTAAGAACAGCTTTTATTTGGTGTCATATGTGTGATGTGCAGCGCAGTTATTTGGAGACTCAGCTTGTTGACTTTCACTGCCACTAGCTGAGTTGGCTCAATAAGATTTAACCCATTCATAAGACAATTCTTGCTCAATAATTCATCAATCGTCAATACGATTTGactaatttgtgtttttgtgaggaaTGCAGTGTTATTGACCCAACAGACCGAAGATCCGAGGACCGATACGAAAACATTGCCTGCTTCGTAGGATTTTGACGTTTGTCTATTTGTTTCATGCGCTTTGTTTCTCTTGGGAAATCCAAACCAACAAAATCGGACAGATAAGAAAGTAGAATCTAATAGTGGAACTGCATGGTGTGATCTTATAGTAACAGACTGTATTTTCCTGTTTCCCTTCAGGTGTGTCGACTCTGAACgctgattccattctggagatgcCTTTTCTCACCTGTGACTTCTCCGAGATGCTGCAGCATTTTGAGGACTACTGTTCACAGCACACTTTGACAGGTCCTATCTCATTTAAgtgtttacatttcaatttgTTTGAACTGGTTTTTGGTATCTGCACGTGGTTATGGATGCAATGAAGTCGTTTCTCATGGACTCAGGGTTTCATCTgtctgctcttctctctgactAGACCCAGCCCAGTACACTTCTGAGGACCAGGGGAAGCTGCAGTTTTCTCAGGAGACTGCTTTTGTGATGGCTGGACCGTTAATGCAAAATCCACACAACAGTGAGATGCTGCAGTCGTTCCCAGGTACCACAGACGGACGGACATTTAGATGTTATCAAACACTACATCCAATGGAATCGCTGACATAATTCAACTAACATATGACTAAGTGTGTTGTtactagggctgtcaatagataagCTTTAATCTGAATCAACGGCAGGAGAGCTGCGTGAACTTGCGATGAATGGCAacttaatcacacattttctttctgttctctATGTGTCTtaccttttcagtgcctctgaggttattctggaGAATGTTCTACTTGTTGGCTTGTTGTGGTGAACAAAGGTTTCCATGAGGAAAACATTCATGGCCACACCTGTGTTGATACAATCTTCCTTTGAGTTGCATTTGGAACAGACAACTCAGCTTTGCTGCGATTAAAGTTTTGATCTTGTCACAGCCCTAGTTTTTAGTGCTCAATGTGTTTCAATATTTCTTGATCATCCTATTGTatctgttttgttcttttccaCAATGCAActgttggtgtgtttttcttcatcagatTTGTCAGCCATGATCGGTGGCCAGCCTCTGAATGCAGTTCCTCCATTCAATGACCACTGGCAGGGCGTGACACATTTGCCATACAGCTGTCCCCACACAGAGCCTGGTAACTTTCTCATACTCAACAGTGCATGAATCCAAATGTGTTGTGTCTTTTACAGTCAGTGCAATTGTTCAGTACTGTGCCTGAGCTCTGTCACATATTGCAGCATCTGTTGCTTGAGCAGACAAACTGTCAAACGTTTCAGTTCAATATCAGAATACAAATACTCATGGTGAATCCAACTTACTTGACTGAAcgtgcttttattgtgtttactcTTCACTTCTAGCTGATCCCTTCCAGGTTCTTTGTGGTTCATCTGAGATCCTTCAGTCCACCACACATGTGCAGCTTCCACCAACCAGGTCTGTGGTCCATTCTCCTCCAAACCACAGTGTGATGCCGGACGTCCAACACACAACACCAGGTACAATACCACTGAAGCCATACTAATGTTCATGCGCAGCAAAGCATGGAGGATATCATGTGTTTGATCTTCTATTTTCAAATCAAGAACCAATTGCTCTGGAATGATCACCCACTAAAGATCAGTGATTGGGATTAAATACTGTTTATACCTGCTCTGCACAGAGAAAGTTCAAGTGACATCACTGTTGTTCTCTTGACAGCTGTTGTCCTTCGTGACGTCCAAATGAATAACACTGGTCTCCTTGAGCTGCTGAAGAAAGATCACTCTCAGAGCACGACAGAGCAACAATCCACACAGAAGCGGTTGCACCGCTTAGCAAGGAATCGGTGAGCAGGATGGTGAACATGTTGTGATGGATCTCATGGTGGTAGTTGATGTTCGTCATTGAGGAATTGGTGGATGGCTGAGAACTCGCTCTGCATTCTGTTGAAGAAGAGAAGTTCACACATTATCACCCTTAAGTCAAGTTTcaccttcaaaaagaaaaacaccagtGATTACAACTGGATTTGTAGATGTTCTCAAGTGTCCTCTTTGATCCTTTCCTGGATTCATGACAGAACAACAGACAAATCAATGAAATATGTTCAGTCATTTCTAAAGTGCGGTGCTGTATATGTGCTGTTTGTCACTTGTATCTGCGGGAATCTCACTGTACTTTTGGTGCATCTCTGTTCCAGGGAAGCTGCTCGACAGGCTCGCCGCAGGAAAAACATCTACATTAGAGCTTTGCAGGAACGTGAACGTGAGCTCCAGAGGCTCAACCAGAGTCTGCTCGAGGAGATTCAAGCTCTCAAGAAGAAAATCACCCAAGACTCTTGACTTCATCAGCAAAATTCTTGACATGTGTTGATCATTTTTATGTCACTGTGTAtatgttgtttttaataatttttgCCTGATAAGTCTTTAAattaaaaagtatttcttcatgtCTTTTTGTTGTGCTTGATCAGATGAAACTCACCTTTGTGTGATGCTTTTTTTCTGGTGCACCATTGTCACCAATGTGGGCAAGTCATGGCAAGAGTTTGAGCTAAATGAACGTACAGTTGAATGTGGTATGATGAATAAATTCTGTTGAGAACAGGGTCGCGGCAGGTTTAAGTCCATTGCTAGACGCATACAGTGGAGACAGGCATCCAATGACACACACTCAAATCCAAGCGTATGATCAGGGAACATACAAAATCCTCACAGATAAGACCCAGTTTTGTTCTTCACCCAAGATGGATTTGAATCTGTGACTTTGTccgcatttttctttttccaacatgtgtacattgctgtcttcaaaagagtgtcTTGTCCTAaagatgtaaatggactgcagagtcttgtccagaggagTTAGCTCTCCCGTGTTGGGCCATTCTTTTGTGGAGAGGTTCTTTAGTTTCTCCACTGTAAAGGTCTGGGCACTTGTGGCTGCACTGGACTGCATAAACCACATTACTCCTTTTGTGGAGAGGTGTTATGTCCTTGGGATGGACGGGTTTCTGTCTTAAGGTGTGACATGGTTTGAACTGTACCTGGACTTCATGTTTGCCAAAGATCCAGTTTCTGAGAGACCCTGGCCACGTGGGGAATAACAATGCTGTAAAGGCGCTGGACATCGTTTTCCTCgtcctttgtgttcccttttgatgttttggtaAAGGTTCAGTTGGGGTAGCCACATTTTTGAAGGGCATTCTTTATGCGAttctgctccttctctctcccacTTGGTGAGCTGGGGATGTTTTGGGCTCCATGTCTCAATGTTCTGATCACtccgtgtttttgtttgtgtgagtcaAACTGGAGGTATTGGTCAGTGTGTGTTGGTTCCACAAGCAGTGTTCTCAACGTCTTCTATTTACAGGTTCACAACTATGGGTGACACTGGGGAGTCCACTGCACAaccatgtttttgtctgtaaaatgATCCATTGTATTGGAAGAAGGTAGTAGTGAGGCAAATGTACAACAGTTCACGCGTTCTCTGGTGAGAGAGTAGTTCTGTCAGGTAGACTGAGATCGTGGCTGAGTTTCCTTTTTACCGCGACAATTTTTATGGAATCTCGAGAGATAAATATCTACTCCGGGGTGATTATGCAAAGCGCAGTTCTCAGCGGGCTCGCTTTAGTTTACGTCTGGCAGAAATATTTTATGGCAAAACAGTGTCCCCCATTTGACGCTTGTTGATGACGTATTTTTTGTTCTTACTGGTGATTGGTCGACAGTTTTGGCGGGGGACTTCTTGTAGCCCAAGCAACAACAACCAGCACTTCCGCTAGGCTGTTGTCTAcagctcatttgaattttgCTTTTCACACCACAATCCGTAAAATGGAGGGTTCTCATCCAGACGGCGTCGTGGAAGCTATTTCTGAAAGACTGGAAAAGTAAGTGGAGCCAACAGCTGAATTTGTCTTCGGCGTTATCGATTGTGTAACTTGTCTGTGCCCTGGTCCACTGTTCGCTTCGGTCGACTGTTGTCAGGgacgtttttgttcatttctaAAATTGCCCCGAGTTTTTGTATTGTACACTTCTCTGCGTCACGAATGAATTCATTAGTCTGACATCTCTAAAACTGAACTTGCTCATTGTTGTTAGATAGCTCTTCCGTGAGACGCCAATCTTGAAAcgcataattttttttttttgttgttgtcatatgAACAATATTAAATAACATTCACATAGTTCTATCGGAAATCCAATGTTTCCGTGTTGTTTTCCGTGACATGGTATGATTTGTTAGTGAGTTATGCGAGTTGTTAGTGATTATCTGTGCTATATTGTCCATGTCATACTGCTTTAATTCGTGTAATagttccaaacatttcacacaaaaaaaacacttccttgTGTCACTGAGACTTTGTGACAGTTTTGTGTTCAGGAACCAAAATAATCCATTCTATTCCAACTCTAAACCCAATTCTTCTCTTCAGGTCTTTATCCATGGAAACAGAGGACAACATGGAAACGTACCAGAGGTAATCCAAAAACACTGCCTCTTGTCTTGTAACCCTTCATTTATGTGTCACCCCAGAGtagtttcaaaacaaaacaatgtcctTCCATAACATTATATACTTCTTGTAGCGTCTTCTGATGGGTTTTCACTACCTCAAGCTCTTacctagtttcttttgaaatctgtttttgtccATTTCTCCATGCCGAGAACACGGTGAAAATCGTATGCTTGTCCACATTCAATAGCCCGGCTGGTTAGCAAACAAGAGAATTACATCCAACACAACCAAACATGACACCACCGCTAAATTATGATTGTGGCCCCAACACACCGGCCGCTAATTGTTGATGACAGGGGGACATAAACAGTTCACTACAAAATTACATAGTGGAGCCAACACATCAAAAAGacgaagaaaaacaaattctctCTTTTCTAAGGATATAACTTTCAGTTTGCTTCTTGCAAAAGACAGTTTTGTGACTGGCTGACATTCGTTTTGGTTCGCACTTGAACAGAATGTACTAGTCCTTTTTTGTCAGGATAAGTCTGCAAAACTTTgtgtggaaaaagaaaactgtgTGGAGCTGTGGAATCACCGAGCAGCACGATGTCTCCAGGTACTAGATTCCTCCTTTTCTAATTCAAACGTTGACACTCTTGTGGCAGTGGCAAATATTCTCTCACCCAGCACTTCCGGAAAAGCTCAGACATGTAGACTGTACATCTTCTTTTGACATACAAGTCAGCCTTGTCAAACAGTCCTGGTGGCAAAAcaggtttttctttcattgtgaGCAAATGATTGGGTGTGTGAGCTTCCAGATTATTGGGGTCTTCTAATAACTTGGTTATGGACCGAT
It contains:
- the LOC128752433 gene encoding cAMP-responsive element modulator-like; this encodes MLGVSTLNADSSLEMPFLTCDFSKMLQHFEDYCSQHTLTDPAQYTSEDQGKLQFSQETAFVMAGPLVQNPHNSEMLQSFPDLSAMIGGQPLNAVPPFNDHWQGVTHLPYSCPHTEPADPFQVLCGSSEILQSTTHVQLPPTRSVVHSPPNHSVMPDEQHTTPAVVLRDVQMNNTGLLELLKKDDSQSTTEQQSSQKQLHRLARNREAARQARRRKNNYIRALQERERELQRLNQSLLEEIQALKKKITQDS
- the LOC128752533 gene encoding cAMP-responsive element modulator-like isoform X1, with translation MIILHWEHCNSTYTGCGAFNIPDNEVDFDCVVSLPLGGDRPQFNAQLSVTFIPPLDYGTWQFLCVGVSTLNADSILEMPFLTCDFSEMLQHFEDYCSQHTLTDPAQYTSEDQGKLQFSQETAFVMAGPLMQNPHNSEMLQSFPDLSAMIGGQPLNAVPPFNDHWQGVTHLPYSCPHTEPADPFQVLCGSSEILQSTTHVQLPPTRSVVHSPPNHSVMPDVQHTTPAVVLRDVQMNNTGLLELLKKDHSQSTTEQQSTQKRLHRLARNREAARQARRRKNIYIRALQERERELQRLNQSLLEEIQALKKKITQDS
- the LOC128752533 gene encoding cAMP-responsive element modulator-like isoform X2, with product MLGVSTLNADSILEMPFLTCDFSEMLQHFEDYCSQHTLTDPAQYTSEDQGKLQFSQETAFVMAGPLMQNPHNSEMLQSFPDLSAMIGGQPLNAVPPFNDHWQGVTHLPYSCPHTEPADPFQVLCGSSEILQSTTHVQLPPTRSVVHSPPNHSVMPDVQHTTPAVVLRDVQMNNTGLLELLKKDHSQSTTEQQSTQKRLHRLARNREAARQARRRKNIYIRALQERERELQRLNQSLLEEIQALKKKITQDS